A single genomic interval of Gossypium raimondii isolate GPD5lz chromosome 11, ASM2569854v1, whole genome shotgun sequence harbors:
- the LOC105761252 gene encoding probable disease resistance protein At1g61300 isoform X1, translated as MDFVLNKIHKQLDNHRSLDQHQNDLKRKVMELNGVKEDTDSRINAELQPRKKLKTEVQIWLENVERINVEVQNLNEQIGESITLTRGFHAEDVLKRTREVEELIQQGKFEEGLVVDHPQWIGQVLSTTTLSGESAKACLEEIWQCLMDDEVGKIGVWGMGGVGKTSIMKLINNQLLKETGKFHIVIWITVSKDKSISKLQKDMASKIGISFCGDEDEITRAGMLFETLSRKSRLVMILDDIWEEVSLEKVGIPEPSTGSKLVLTTRSFDVCRKMSCRAIKVKPLVEKESWKLFSEKVGRDILNIPGVEPIAKKIAKRCAGLPLGVITVASCMKGIDDLSEWRNALKELSEHKQSVNGLEDEAFQQLRFSYDRLKDPKLQHCFLSCALYPEDWRIEERDLVQIWIAEGLVEEMDSRQAEFDRGHAIMNKLLSNCLLEVFQGSDNDRSIRMHDLVRDMALHITSAKPRFLVKADMGLREPPKVQEWSEDLEKVSLMWNGELEVLYPLEMSPPKCPMLTTLLLPGCGIKSIPEGFFNHMDGLKILKLSLNPIKSLPNSISNLKNLTALLLAYCDHLEYVPSLSKLRVLKELDLRGTKIKEVPHGMQNLSSLKCLDLKHSIVLEIPNGILSKLSCLQILNVSETLVSGKEVGKLKKLEMVEGRFYDFQDLSMYLQAFHGREEPPKYIIHMGKRPFPAAILTTKGIELGDSNISNQIMLPRDIEELYAGNCTFCCHANYPLFSRFVLTSLGTFSSLTYFEIREVKNMKKLFSPNCVPLNLQVLKISLCVQLEEIIALDFESDERGMPTMEFSLLKLKKLVLEWLPELKSICNVDAVVVCESLKWIDVRDCPKLKRMPLKLPQLRPFSPLKLRIYVKPKEWWESAEWDDPDAKSLLKRFVNFVIW; from the coding sequence ATGGACTTTGTTCTGAATAAGATTCATAAACAACTGGACAATCACAGAAGCCTTGACCAGCATCAGAATGACTTGAAAAGGAAAGTAATGGAATTGAATGGTGTGAAGGAAGATACAGATTCTAGAATCAACGCAGAGCTGCAGCCAAGAAAGAAACTCAAGACGGAAGTCCAGATATGGTTGGAAAATGTCGAAAGAATCAATGTCGAAGTTCAAAACCTTAATGAACAAATCGGTGAAAGCATTACTCTTACACGTGGATTTCATGCAGAGGATGTGTTAAAGAGGACAAGAGAAGTTGAGGAACTTATTCAACAAGGCAAATTTGAGGAAGGCTTGGTGGTTGACCATCCTCAATGGATTGGACAGGTTTTGTCGACTACAACTTTATCTGGTGAAAGTGCAAAGGCCTGTTTGGAAGAGATTTGGCAGTGTTTGATGGATGATGAGGTTGGAAAGATTGGAGTTTGGGGGATGGGTGGTGTGGGGAAAACAAGCATCATGAAGCTTATAAACAATCAACTCTTAAAAGAGACGGGGAAATTCCATATTGTAATTTGGATCACTGTATCCAAGGACAAGAGTATTTCTAAGCTACAGAAAGACATGGCAAGTAAGATTGGAATAAGCTTTTGTGGTGATGAAGATGAAATAACAAGGGCAGGGATGCTGTTTGAAACACTGTCTCGGAAGAGTAGGCTTGTGATGATCTTGGACGATATATGGGAAGAGGTTTCCCTTGAGAAGGTTGGAATTCCTGAACCATCTACCGGGAGTAAATTAGTCTTGACAACGAGATCATTTGATGTGTGTCGAAAAATGAGTTGTAGAGCAATTAAAGTGAAGCCTTTGGTGGAAAAAGAGTCGTGGAAGTTGTTCTCGGAGAAGGTGGGTCGGGATATTCTAAATATTCCAGGGGTGGAACCAATTGCAAAAAAGATTGCTAAGCGTTGTGCGGGTTTGCCCTTGGGAGTAATTACTGTAGCTTCTTGTATGAAGGGCATTGATGACCTTTCTGAATGGAGGAACGCACTAAAGGAATTAAGTGAACACAAACAAAGTGTTAATGGATTGGAAGATGAGGCGTTCCAGCAGCTGCGATTTAGTTATGATCGTTTGAAGGATCCAAAACTTCAACATTGTTTCCTCAGTTGTGCTTTATATCCTGAAGATTGGAGAATTGAAGAGAGAGATCTTGTTCAAATATGGATTGCAGAAGGGCTTGTGGAAGAAATGGATAGCAGGCAGGCAGAGTTTGACAGGGGTCATGCAATAATGAATAAACTCTTGAGCAATTGTTTGTTAGAAGTTTTTCAAGGAAGCGACAATGACAGATCAATAAGGATGCATGATCTTGTAAGGGACATGGCATTACATATCACAAGTGCAAAACCTCGATTTTTGGTAAAAGCTGACATGGGATTAAGGGAGCCACCGAAGGTGCAAGAATGGAGTGAGGATTTGGAGAAGGTTTCATTGATGTGGAATGGGGAGTTAGAAGTTCTGTATCCCTTGGAAATGTCACCACCAAAGTGTCCGATGCTCACAACATTGTTGCTGCCTGGTTGTGGTATAAAGAGTATTCCCGAAGGTTTCTTCAACCATATGGATGGACTCAAGATTCTTAAGCTTTCTCTTAATCCTATCAAGAGTCTCCCAAATTCCATATCAAATTTGAAGAATCTCACTGCATTATTGCTTGCTTACTGTGATCATTTAGAGTATGTGCCATCGTTGTCAAAGCTTCGAGTTTTAAAAGAGTTGGATCTTCGAGGAACAAAAATCAAGGAAGTCCCTCATGGGATGCAAAACTTGTCCAGCCTGAAGTGCCTAGATCTAAAACATTCGATCGTACTTGAGATCCCGAATGGAATATTGTCCAAACTTTCTTgccttcaaattttgaatgttaGTGAAACATTGGTAAGTGGAAAGGAGGTTGGTAAGTTGAAgaaattggaaatggttgaaggGAGGTTTTACGACTTCCAAGACTTGAGCATGTATCTCCAAGCTTTTCATGGTCGAGAAGAACCTCCTAAATATATCATCCATATGGGTAAAAGACCATTTCCTGCGGCCATTTTAACAACAAAAGGCATTGAATTAGGGGATTCCAATATCTCCAACCAGATTATGCTTCCACGTGACATTGAGGAATTGTATGCTGGTAACTGCACTTTCTGTTGTCACGCAAACTACCCACTTTTCTCCAGGTTTGTCCTAACCTCACTTGGCACCTTTTCCTCTCTTACATACTTTGAAATAAGGGAagtgaaaaatatgaaaaagttgttCTCTCCAAACTGCGTGCCGCTAAATTTACAAGTGCTTAAGATTTCATTATGTGTCCAATTGGAGGAAATAATAGCATTAGATTTTGAATCGGACGAAAGAGGAATGCCTACCATGGAATTTAGCcttctaaaattaaagaaacttgTATTGGAATGGCTACCTGAATTGAAGAGTATTTGCAATGTTGATGCAGTGGTGGTTTGTGAATCTCTTAAATGGATTGACGTAAGAGATTGTCCGAAACTAAAAAGAATGCCTCTTAAACTTCCCCAACTCCGACCATTTTCACCTCTTAAACTTCGTATTTATGTAAAGCCAAAGGAGTGGTGGGAATCAGCGGAATGGGATGATCCTGATGCCAAGTCTCTTTTGAAGCGCTTCGTGAATTTTGTAATCTGGTAA
- the LOC105761252 gene encoding probable disease resistance protein At4g27220 isoform X2, translating into MDFVLNKIHKQLDNHRSLDQHQNDLKRKVMELNGVKEDTDSRINAELQPRKKLKTEVQIWLENVERINVEVQNLNEQIGESITLTRGFHAEDVLKRTREVEELIQQGKFEEGLVVDHPQWIGQVLSTTTLSGESAKACLEEIWQCLMDDEVGKIGVWGMGGVGKTSIMKLINNQLLKETGKFHIVIWITVSKDKSISKLQKDMASKIGISFCGDEDEITRAGMLFETLSRKSRLVMILDDIWEEVSLEKVGIPEPSTGSKLVLTTRSFDVCRKMSCRAIKVKPLVEKESWKLFSEKVGRDILNIPGVEPIAKKIAKRCAGLPLGVITVASCMKGIDDLSEWRNALKELSEHKQSVNGLEDEAFQQLRFSYDRLKDPKLQHCFLSCALYPEDWRIEERDLVQIWIAEGLVEEMDSRQAEFDRGHAIMNKLLSNCLLEVFQGSDNDRSIRMHDLVRDMALHITSAKPRFLVKADMGLREPPKVQEWSEDLEKVSLMWNGELEVLYPLEMSPPKCPMLTTLLLPGCGIKSIPEGFFNHMDGLKILKLSLNPIKSLPNSISNLKNLTALLLAYCDHLEYVPSLSKLRVLKELDLRGTKIKEVPHGMQNLSSLKCLDLKHSIVLEIPNGILSKLSCLQILNVSETLVSGKEVGKLKKLEMVEGRFYDFQDLSMYLQAFHGREEPPKYIIHMGKRPFPAAILTTKGIELGDSNISNQIMLPRDIEELYAGNCTFCCHANYPLFSSGGL; encoded by the exons ATGGACTTTGTTCTGAATAAGATTCATAAACAACTGGACAATCACAGAAGCCTTGACCAGCATCAGAATGACTTGAAAAGGAAAGTAATGGAATTGAATGGTGTGAAGGAAGATACAGATTCTAGAATCAACGCAGAGCTGCAGCCAAGAAAGAAACTCAAGACGGAAGTCCAGATATGGTTGGAAAATGTCGAAAGAATCAATGTCGAAGTTCAAAACCTTAATGAACAAATCGGTGAAAGCATTACTCTTACACGTGGATTTCATGCAGAGGATGTGTTAAAGAGGACAAGAGAAGTTGAGGAACTTATTCAACAAGGCAAATTTGAGGAAGGCTTGGTGGTTGACCATCCTCAATGGATTGGACAGGTTTTGTCGACTACAACTTTATCTGGTGAAAGTGCAAAGGCCTGTTTGGAAGAGATTTGGCAGTGTTTGATGGATGATGAGGTTGGAAAGATTGGAGTTTGGGGGATGGGTGGTGTGGGGAAAACAAGCATCATGAAGCTTATAAACAATCAACTCTTAAAAGAGACGGGGAAATTCCATATTGTAATTTGGATCACTGTATCCAAGGACAAGAGTATTTCTAAGCTACAGAAAGACATGGCAAGTAAGATTGGAATAAGCTTTTGTGGTGATGAAGATGAAATAACAAGGGCAGGGATGCTGTTTGAAACACTGTCTCGGAAGAGTAGGCTTGTGATGATCTTGGACGATATATGGGAAGAGGTTTCCCTTGAGAAGGTTGGAATTCCTGAACCATCTACCGGGAGTAAATTAGTCTTGACAACGAGATCATTTGATGTGTGTCGAAAAATGAGTTGTAGAGCAATTAAAGTGAAGCCTTTGGTGGAAAAAGAGTCGTGGAAGTTGTTCTCGGAGAAGGTGGGTCGGGATATTCTAAATATTCCAGGGGTGGAACCAATTGCAAAAAAGATTGCTAAGCGTTGTGCGGGTTTGCCCTTGGGAGTAATTACTGTAGCTTCTTGTATGAAGGGCATTGATGACCTTTCTGAATGGAGGAACGCACTAAAGGAATTAAGTGAACACAAACAAAGTGTTAATGGATTGGAAGATGAGGCGTTCCAGCAGCTGCGATTTAGTTATGATCGTTTGAAGGATCCAAAACTTCAACATTGTTTCCTCAGTTGTGCTTTATATCCTGAAGATTGGAGAATTGAAGAGAGAGATCTTGTTCAAATATGGATTGCAGAAGGGCTTGTGGAAGAAATGGATAGCAGGCAGGCAGAGTTTGACAGGGGTCATGCAATAATGAATAAACTCTTGAGCAATTGTTTGTTAGAAGTTTTTCAAGGAAGCGACAATGACAGATCAATAAGGATGCATGATCTTGTAAGGGACATGGCATTACATATCACAAGTGCAAAACCTCGATTTTTGGTAAAAGCTGACATGGGATTAAGGGAGCCACCGAAGGTGCAAGAATGGAGTGAGGATTTGGAGAAGGTTTCATTGATGTGGAATGGGGAGTTAGAAGTTCTGTATCCCTTGGAAATGTCACCACCAAAGTGTCCGATGCTCACAACATTGTTGCTGCCTGGTTGTGGTATAAAGAGTATTCCCGAAGGTTTCTTCAACCATATGGATGGACTCAAGATTCTTAAGCTTTCTCTTAATCCTATCAAGAGTCTCCCAAATTCCATATCAAATTTGAAGAATCTCACTGCATTATTGCTTGCTTACTGTGATCATTTAGAGTATGTGCCATCGTTGTCAAAGCTTCGAGTTTTAAAAGAGTTGGATCTTCGAGGAACAAAAATCAAGGAAGTCCCTCATGGGATGCAAAACTTGTCCAGCCTGAAGTGCCTAGATCTAAAACATTCGATCGTACTTGAGATCCCGAATGGAATATTGTCCAAACTTTCTTgccttcaaattttgaatgttaGTGAAACATTGGTAAGTGGAAAGGAGGTTGGTAAGTTGAAgaaattggaaatggttgaaggGAGGTTTTACGACTTCCAAGACTTGAGCATGTATCTCCAAGCTTTTCATGGTCGAGAAGAACCTCCTAAATATATCATCCATATGGGTAAAAGACCATTTCCTGCGGCCATTTTAACAACAAAAGGCATTGAATTAGGGGATTCCAATATCTCCAACCAGATTATGCTTCCACGTGACATTGAGGAATTGTATGCTGGTAACTGCACTTTCTGTTGTCACGCAAACTACCCACTTTTCTCCAG TGGTGGTTTGTGA